In Tumebacillus amylolyticus, a single window of DNA contains:
- a CDS encoding YicC/YloC family endoribonuclease, whose translation MIKSMTGYGRAEVLQDGYRILVEIKAVNHRYAEVVVRLPREYLQFEDGMKKAVSERISRGRLDVFLTVERTGPLGRAVTVDLELAMQLKRAADELAAHLGLSETLQLEQILKQPGVLSVAEAVENPEELGNLLLACTAQAADNLVEMREREGQRLYHDFVARLEKLRGFTSRIEERSPVVVAEYRERLEKRLRDLLDGQGVEEGRLLTEVAVFADRASIAEELVRLTSHFEQFLHIAEAPEPVGRKLDFLVQEMNREVNTIGSKANDLGIAQLVVEAKSLLEQIREQVQNIE comes from the coding sequence ATGATCAAGAGTATGACCGGATATGGCCGTGCCGAAGTCTTGCAGGACGGCTACCGCATTCTCGTTGAGATCAAGGCGGTCAACCATCGCTACGCCGAAGTTGTCGTCCGCCTGCCGCGTGAATACTTGCAATTCGAAGACGGGATGAAAAAAGCCGTCTCCGAACGCATCTCCCGCGGAAGGCTTGACGTGTTTCTGACCGTCGAGCGCACAGGGCCTCTTGGTCGTGCCGTTACTGTGGATCTAGAACTGGCTATGCAACTCAAACGTGCGGCCGATGAGTTGGCTGCCCATCTTGGGCTTTCCGAGACCCTTCAGTTGGAACAAATCTTGAAGCAACCCGGTGTCCTGAGCGTTGCGGAAGCGGTGGAGAACCCTGAGGAATTGGGGAACTTGCTGCTCGCCTGCACGGCACAGGCTGCCGACAACCTCGTGGAGATGCGCGAACGCGAAGGACAACGCCTCTACCACGACTTTGTGGCGCGCCTTGAGAAGTTGCGCGGATTCACCTCCCGCATCGAAGAGCGCAGTCCCGTCGTCGTGGCCGAGTACCGCGAACGGTTGGAGAAACGGTTGCGAGATTTGCTGGACGGGCAAGGGGTCGAAGAGGGGCGTCTGCTGACAGAGGTCGCGGTCTTTGCAGATCGTGCGAGCATCGCAGAGGAATTGGTGCGACTGACGAGCCACTTCGAGCAGTTTTTACACATTGCAGAAGCTCCGGAGCCGGTTGGACGCAAGCTCGATTTTTTGGTGCAGGAGATGAACCGGGAAGTGAACACGATAGGTTCAAAAGCCAATGATTTGGGGATCGCCCAACTCGTCGTGGAAGCGAAGAGTTTGCTGGAGCAGATCCGCGAACAAGTACAAAACATCGAGTAA
- the remA gene encoding extracellular matrix/biofilm regulator RemA: MSIKLINIGFGNIVSANRIVSIVSPESAPIKRIIQEARDRGMLIDATYGRRTRAVIITDSDHIILSAVQPETVAHRLVAKDNNQDEEE, encoded by the coding sequence GTGAGCATCAAACTTATCAATATCGGATTTGGCAATATCGTATCGGCCAACCGAATCGTTTCGATCGTCTCGCCGGAATCGGCGCCGATCAAGCGGATCATTCAAGAGGCGCGCGATCGCGGAATGTTGATCGACGCAACCTATGGACGCCGCACCCGCGCGGTGATCATCACCGACAGCGACCATATCATCCTGTCGGCCGTCCAACCGGAAACTGTCGCTCACCGACTTGTGGCGAAAGATAACAACCAGGACGAAGAAGAGTAA
- the gmk gene encoding guanylate kinase translates to MVQKGLLIVLSGPSGAGKGTVCKAMLPTMKTTHYSVSCTTRAPREGEVEGVNYFFKSVDQFKTMISNDELLEWAEVYTNYYGTPRKYVDDMLNAGENVLLEIDIQGALQVKKKFPNGVFIFLIPPSLQELKTRIVGRGSETEESLNIRFGAAAEEMSYISEYDYVVVNDEVEKAADRIRAIITAEQCSVQRNLEYYTSLIKEGQ, encoded by the coding sequence ATGGTTCAAAAGGGTTTGCTGATCGTCTTGTCCGGTCCGTCGGGCGCCGGCAAAGGGACGGTCTGCAAGGCGATGCTGCCGACGATGAAGACGACGCATTACTCCGTTTCTTGCACCACTCGTGCGCCGCGCGAAGGGGAAGTAGAAGGGGTTAATTATTTTTTCAAGTCTGTAGATCAGTTCAAGACGATGATCTCCAACGATGAACTGCTGGAGTGGGCGGAAGTCTACACCAATTACTACGGCACACCGCGCAAGTATGTCGATGATATGCTCAACGCCGGTGAAAACGTGCTGCTTGAGATCGACATCCAAGGCGCGTTGCAGGTCAAAAAGAAATTCCCGAACGGCGTGTTCATTTTCCTCATTCCGCCGTCCCTGCAGGAACTCAAGACCCGCATCGTCGGACGTGGCTCGGAAACGGAAGAGTCGCTGAACATCCGCTTTGGTGCCGCAGCAGAAGAAATGAGTTACATAAGCGAATATGATTACGTTGTCGTCAACGACGAAGTGGAAAAAGCCGCCGACCGCATCCGTGCGATCATTACCGCAGAGCAATGCTCGGTGCAACGCAATCTGGAATACTATACGAGCTTGATTAAGGAGGGGCAGTAG
- the rpoZ gene encoding DNA-directed RNA polymerase subunit omega, which translates to MIYPSIDKLMELADSKYTLVVAASKRARRIQDGAEKLLHVNTNKNVTVALNEISEGKVSFVRTKEGIK; encoded by the coding sequence ATGATCTATCCTTCCATTGACAAATTGATGGAATTAGCAGACAGCAAATACACCTTGGTGGTCGCGGCTTCGAAGCGCGCTCGCCGCATTCAAGATGGTGCCGAGAAACTGTTGCACGTCAACACGAACAAAAACGTCACCGTCGCACTCAACGAGATCTCCGAAGGCAAAGTTTCGTTCGTTCGTACCAAAGAAGGAATCAAGTAA
- the coaBC gene encoding bifunctional phosphopantothenoylcysteine decarboxylase/phosphopantothenate--cysteine ligase CoaBC, translated as MLKGKSIVLGVSGGIAAFKAASVASALTKKGAQVHVIMTESAQKFITPLTFQSLTKHPVVTDIFIEPDPSELAHIALADQADLIVVAPTTANVIGKVAHGISDDMLTTTIMASKAPVLFALAMNVNMFENPIVQENVEYLQSKGYLFAEPQEGLLACGWTGKGRLMEPEDLVAYIEGFFAQGSVESGKKDLLGLRLLITAGTNVEALDPVRLVTNRATGRMGYAVAEAAVARGAEVTLVTGPTQLDLPTGLAAVERINTGLEMYEAVMKHFSESDVYIGAAAVSDYRPKETHKQKLKKSDGPLLVEFVRNPDIIATCGEKRAPHQVLIGFAAETENVLENARGKLIRKKCDLFVANDVTQQGAGFGVDTNIVTFVSHEGDESLPMLPKSEVANRILDKMLQLREGRFVK; from the coding sequence ATGTTGAAGGGGAAATCAATCGTGCTCGGCGTATCCGGAGGCATCGCGGCATTCAAAGCGGCGTCGGTGGCCAGCGCATTGACCAAAAAAGGCGCACAGGTACACGTGATCATGACGGAATCGGCACAGAAGTTCATCACGCCGCTGACGTTTCAGAGCTTGACGAAACATCCGGTCGTGACCGACATCTTCATAGAGCCCGACCCGTCTGAACTGGCGCACATCGCGCTCGCAGACCAAGCGGACCTCATCGTAGTCGCTCCGACAACGGCCAATGTCATCGGCAAAGTTGCACACGGAATTTCCGATGACATGCTGACGACGACGATTATGGCGTCGAAAGCTCCCGTTCTGTTTGCACTGGCGATGAACGTCAACATGTTCGAGAATCCAATCGTGCAGGAGAACGTCGAATACCTGCAGAGCAAAGGGTACCTGTTCGCCGAGCCGCAGGAAGGGTTGCTTGCGTGCGGGTGGACAGGCAAGGGACGACTGATGGAACCGGAAGATCTCGTGGCGTACATCGAGGGCTTTTTTGCACAAGGGTCTGTTGAGTCGGGTAAAAAAGACCTGCTGGGTCTGCGCCTGCTCATCACGGCGGGAACCAACGTCGAAGCGCTTGATCCGGTTCGCCTCGTGACCAACCGTGCAACGGGGCGAATGGGCTATGCAGTGGCAGAAGCGGCAGTTGCACGAGGGGCGGAAGTGACGCTCGTGACCGGGCCGACACAGTTGGACCTGCCGACGGGGCTTGCCGCTGTGGAGCGAATCAACACCGGGCTTGAGATGTACGAAGCTGTCATGAAGCATTTCAGTGAGTCGGATGTCTACATCGGAGCCGCCGCCGTGTCCGATTACCGTCCGAAAGAAACGCACAAACAAAAATTGAAAAAATCGGACGGCCCGTTGCTCGTCGAATTCGTGCGCAACCCGGACATCATCGCGACCTGCGGGGAGAAACGCGCGCCGCACCAAGTCTTGATCGGTTTTGCGGCGGAGACGGAGAACGTATTGGAGAACGCCCGCGGGAAGTTGATTCGCAAGAAATGCGACCTCTTCGTGGCGAACGACGTTACGCAACAGGGGGCGGGGTTTGGCGTGGATACCAACATCGTCACATTCGTCTCGCACGAAGGCGACGAATCGCTCCCGATGCTCCCCAAGTCCGAAGTTGCCAACCGCATCCTGGACAAAATGCTGCAGCTCCGTGAAGGACGTTTCGTAAAATGA
- the priA gene encoding primosomal protein N': MNAHDNAAVTERNGARYAEVIVEVKSASVDRPFHYEIPSLLAERVHVGTRVLVPFGPRRVEGYIVGFSATTEVPEKTKPLLEVLDDDPPLTPDLVELARWLSERYLCTKAAAVQALLPSGMRAKATTFLRIQNAPDSVYLPGSWEYDLLQELYQSPNKTKEQLLSEHPEWRPLIRTWVEEGVLQELHGVKHGIQIKTMTYLSTGLTESELQGALDEISNRAKKQKELLTYLYEAGDALLMKDVFAETGASSATLKPLLEKGFVVKEDREVHRDPYASKHFEPSQPLPLTPMQDNAYQTIKNAVDSDAPQTILLQGVTGSGKTEVYLQSIAACVAQGRQAIMLVPEISLTPQMVEQFKKRFGDEVAVLHSRLSTGEKYDEWRRIRHGEVNIVVGARSAIFAPFRSIGLMIIDEEHENSYKQDDHPKYLAREVAMYRARQHKATVVLGSATPALETRWWAHQGIIQRVEMPERVRGQKLPKVRVLDMRNELQSGNRSMFSNALKTGIEERMERGEQIILFLNRRGFATFVLCRSCGFVARCQDCEIPLTYHKARGLEQLRCHYCGYAERMPETCPDCQGDHVRHFGTGTQRVEEELYKVFPDAKVIRMDVDTTSGKDAHATLLQRFRQGEAQILLGTQMIAKGLDFPNVTLVGVISAETSLYLPDFRAAERTFQLLTQVAGRAGRHELPGEVIVQSYNPQHYAIQFAKDQEYEKFFEHEVRHRYSLNNPPFFELTAFTSVNEDEMKALHLARHLEDLLRRSLGGRDDVIILGTSPAPLARLQGKYRFNVVLKYKKFKPVSKPIREAYQALQGEAQKLGGYLTIDVNAQMIL, from the coding sequence ATGAACGCGCACGACAACGCGGCGGTGACGGAGCGAAACGGCGCAAGATACGCCGAAGTGATCGTGGAAGTGAAGTCTGCCTCTGTAGATCGTCCGTTTCACTATGAGATTCCGAGCCTGCTTGCCGAGCGCGTACATGTGGGGACGCGCGTATTGGTTCCGTTTGGACCTCGTCGGGTCGAGGGATACATCGTCGGCTTCTCTGCCACCACCGAAGTTCCGGAGAAGACGAAACCGCTCCTTGAAGTGCTCGACGACGACCCGCCGTTAACCCCGGACTTGGTTGAACTTGCGAGATGGCTTTCGGAACGCTACCTCTGCACAAAAGCCGCCGCCGTCCAAGCCCTGCTCCCAAGCGGGATGCGTGCGAAGGCGACGACTTTTTTGCGAATTCAAAACGCACCGGACAGTGTCTATCTGCCGGGCTCTTGGGAATATGATTTGTTACAAGAACTGTACCAGTCCCCCAACAAGACCAAGGAGCAACTTCTCTCCGAACACCCCGAATGGCGGCCGTTGATCCGCACCTGGGTGGAGGAAGGTGTGCTCCAAGAACTGCATGGCGTGAAGCACGGCATCCAAATCAAGACGATGACCTATCTCTCCACTGGGCTCACAGAGTCTGAGTTGCAAGGAGCTCTCGACGAGATTTCCAACCGCGCCAAGAAGCAAAAAGAGCTGCTCACCTACCTCTACGAGGCGGGAGACGCTCTGCTCATGAAGGATGTCTTTGCCGAGACGGGGGCTTCCTCGGCGACGTTGAAACCCCTGCTTGAAAAAGGGTTTGTCGTCAAGGAAGACCGGGAAGTCCATCGTGACCCCTACGCTTCGAAGCACTTTGAGCCGTCACAACCGCTTCCGCTCACCCCGATGCAGGACAACGCCTACCAGACGATCAAGAACGCCGTGGACAGCGATGCCCCGCAAACGATCTTGCTCCAAGGTGTCACCGGCTCCGGCAAGACGGAGGTCTACCTCCAATCGATCGCCGCCTGTGTCGCCCAAGGTCGTCAAGCGATCATGCTCGTTCCCGAGATCTCGCTGACCCCGCAGATGGTTGAGCAGTTTAAAAAGCGCTTCGGTGACGAAGTGGCCGTGTTGCACTCACGCCTCTCCACCGGAGAAAAATACGACGAGTGGCGGCGGATCCGTCACGGGGAAGTCAACATCGTCGTCGGCGCTCGGTCGGCGATTTTTGCTCCGTTTCGCTCGATTGGTCTCATGATTATCGACGAAGAGCATGAGAATTCCTACAAGCAAGACGATCATCCGAAGTACCTCGCACGCGAAGTTGCGATGTACCGCGCACGTCAACACAAAGCCACAGTCGTGCTCGGCTCGGCGACGCCGGCGCTTGAGACGCGCTGGTGGGCGCATCAAGGGATCATCCAGCGTGTGGAGATGCCGGAGCGGGTGCGGGGACAGAAGCTGCCAAAAGTTCGTGTCCTCGACATGCGCAACGAATTGCAGAGCGGCAACCGTTCGATGTTCTCCAATGCTTTGAAGACGGGCATCGAAGAACGGATGGAGCGCGGAGAGCAGATCATCCTCTTTTTGAATCGCCGGGGGTTTGCAACGTTTGTACTCTGTCGATCTTGCGGGTTTGTGGCGAGATGCCAAGACTGTGAGATTCCGCTGACGTATCACAAGGCACGCGGGCTCGAACAGCTCCGTTGTCACTACTGCGGCTATGCGGAGCGGATGCCGGAGACCTGTCCGGATTGTCAAGGCGATCATGTTCGGCACTTTGGCACCGGTACCCAGCGCGTCGAGGAGGAACTCTACAAAGTCTTCCCGGACGCCAAAGTGATCCGAATGGATGTGGACACAACATCCGGCAAGGATGCACACGCCACGCTCTTGCAACGCTTCCGCCAAGGCGAAGCGCAGATTCTGCTCGGCACGCAAATGATCGCCAAGGGTCTCGACTTCCCGAACGTCACGTTGGTCGGCGTCATCTCGGCGGAAACTTCCCTGTACTTGCCGGACTTCCGTGCAGCGGAGCGCACGTTCCAGCTGCTGACACAGGTAGCGGGGCGGGCGGGACGGCACGAGTTGCCGGGCGAAGTGATCGTGCAGTCGTACAACCCGCAACATTATGCGATTCAGTTTGCGAAGGACCAAGAGTATGAGAAATTTTTTGAACATGAAGTTCGGCACCGCTATTCGCTGAACAACCCGCCGTTTTTTGAATTGACGGCGTTTACCTCGGTCAACGAGGACGAGATGAAAGCGCTGCATCTGGCCAGACATCTCGAAGACCTGTTGCGCCGCTCCTTGGGGGGGCGCGACGATGTGATCATACTGGGCACCTCACCGGCGCCGTTGGCGCGGTTGCAGGGAAAGTACCGATTTAATGTGGTGCTGAAATACAAGAAATTCAAACCCGTAAGCAAGCCGATCCGCGAGGCGTACCAAGCCTTGCAGGGGGAGGCTCAAAAACTCGGAGGGTACCTCACAATTGACGTGAACGCGCAAATGATTCTCTAG
- the def gene encoding peptide deformylase encodes MAIKIVRKEGDPVLRQVAKPVPEVTSNIQKLLNDMADTMYENIGIGLAANQIGILKRCIVADVGEESGLIKLVNPEVVHAEGEQLGPEGCLSIPGATGDVLRAARVTVKGLNEEGKEVEIKAEGLLARCLLHEIDHLNGILFTDHVRRMGGSGKYSK; translated from the coding sequence ATGGCGATTAAGATCGTCCGGAAGGAAGGCGACCCCGTTTTGCGGCAGGTCGCAAAGCCGGTTCCGGAAGTGACTTCGAATATACAGAAACTCTTGAACGACATGGCGGACACGATGTATGAAAACATCGGCATCGGTCTTGCCGCCAACCAGATCGGCATCCTCAAGCGTTGTATCGTGGCAGATGTCGGCGAAGAGTCCGGCTTGATCAAGTTGGTCAACCCGGAAGTCGTGCATGCCGAAGGGGAACAACTCGGTCCGGAGGGGTGCTTGTCGATCCCCGGTGCGACGGGCGATGTCTTGCGCGCCGCTCGAGTGACCGTCAAAGGTCTGAATGAAGAGGGCAAGGAAGTCGAGATCAAAGCGGAGGGCTTGCTGGCTCGTTGCTTGTTGCATGAAATCGACCATCTCAACGGAATTTTGTTCACCGACCACGTCCGCCGCATGGGCGGGAGCGGGAAATACTCCAAATAG
- the fmt gene encoding methionyl-tRNA formyltransferase, translating to MTQMRILFMGTPDFAVPCLEKLIANGYNVVAVVTQPDRPKGRKGELAPPPVKEAALRLGLPVLQPEKVRAEEALIELEKYDADLLVTAAYGQLLPKRLLEMPRLGCINVHASLLPRWRGGAPIHRAIIEGDQESGVTIMRMVMALDAGDMISRVVVPIDEADTAESLFHKLSEKGSDLLIETLPTIEAGTFTETPQDESQVTFAPNLSRDDERIDWTKDARRLYNQVRGMNSWPVAFTSLDDKVMKIWQAKVMEETSEPTKYEPGMVVTTTSDSIVVQCGRGQLALTEIQPSGKRRMPASDYLRGVKLAPGTRFGE from the coding sequence TTGACACAGATGCGTATTTTGTTCATGGGTACTCCGGATTTTGCTGTGCCTTGCTTGGAAAAATTGATCGCGAACGGGTACAACGTCGTCGCGGTCGTCACCCAGCCCGACCGTCCCAAGGGTCGCAAGGGCGAACTCGCACCGCCGCCTGTCAAAGAAGCGGCGCTCCGACTTGGTCTGCCGGTCTTGCAACCGGAGAAAGTCCGTGCGGAGGAAGCGCTGATTGAACTTGAGAAGTACGACGCAGACCTGCTCGTCACCGCCGCATACGGGCAACTGCTCCCGAAGCGCTTGCTTGAGATGCCGCGTCTCGGTTGCATCAACGTTCATGCTTCTCTGCTCCCGCGCTGGCGGGGCGGGGCTCCGATTCACCGCGCCATCATCGAGGGCGACCAAGAGTCGGGCGTCACGATCATGCGCATGGTGATGGCATTGGACGCGGGGGATATGATCTCGCGGGTGGTTGTGCCGATCGACGAGGCCGACACGGCAGAGTCGCTTTTCCATAAACTTTCGGAAAAAGGTTCCGATCTGTTGATCGAGACCTTGCCGACGATTGAAGCGGGCACGTTTACCGAAACGCCGCAGGACGAGTCGCAAGTGACATTTGCCCCGAACCTCTCGCGCGATGACGAACGGATCGATTGGACGAAGGACGCTCGCCGCCTGTACAACCAAGTGCGCGGGATGAATTCGTGGCCGGTGGCGTTCACGTCGTTGGATGATAAAGTCATGAAGATATGGCAAGCTAAGGTTATGGAAGAAACTAGCGAGCCGACGAAGTATGAACCTGGCATGGTAGTCACCACGACGAGCGATTCGATTGTGGTGCAGTGCGGACGCGGACAACTGGCTCTGACGGAGATTCAACCGTCCGGCAAGCGCCGTATGCCCGCATCCGATTACCTGCGTGGAGTAAAGCTCGCACCGGGAACCCGATTTGGCGAGTAG
- the rsmB gene encoding 16S rRNA (cytosine(967)-C(5))-methyltransferase RsmB, translating to MTTRKANTARDLALDVLLSVETRGAYSNLALTNALRHTRLDSRDVGLATELVYGTIGRLNTIDFYLTPLLKTPLHQLEDWVRNLLRLTVYQLMYLDRVPPFAAINEAVEIAKRRGAKASGFVNGVLRSFLRKKDDIKMPSRERNWVKRISLEHSHPEWMVKLWETTYGRETAEAICIANNVRPKVTLRVNSHRLTRDELLQQLLDAGVQAHASEVSPYGVLLDQGLDVAKLPAFQEGLCTVQDESSMLVAQALAPEKGMRVLDCCAAPGGKTTHLAELMGDEGEVFAVDIHEHKIELIFNVADRLGLQSITAQAGDIRDVVGEAGQFDSILLDAPCSGLGVIRRKPDLKWGKVPGDIAEIAGIQRDLLHTVAGALKPGGVLVYSTCTVAPEENEAMIAEFLALHPEFSGDPLQPHLPAEIMAGASPDAFSVQIFPQQYESDGFFIARLRRNS from the coding sequence TTGACAACGAGAAAAGCGAACACAGCACGAGACCTCGCCTTGGACGTGCTTTTGTCCGTGGAGACGCGTGGGGCTTACAGCAACTTGGCATTGACCAACGCTTTGCGTCATACGCGATTGGACTCACGTGATGTGGGGCTGGCAACAGAATTGGTGTATGGAACGATCGGGCGTTTGAACACGATCGACTTTTATTTGACCCCGCTTTTGAAGACTCCGCTTCACCAGTTGGAGGACTGGGTTCGCAACTTGTTGCGCCTGACCGTGTACCAATTAATGTACCTCGACCGCGTGCCGCCGTTTGCGGCGATCAACGAGGCGGTGGAGATCGCCAAGCGTCGCGGTGCGAAAGCGAGCGGGTTCGTCAACGGCGTCCTGCGCTCTTTTTTACGGAAAAAAGACGACATCAAGATGCCGTCTCGCGAACGCAACTGGGTGAAGCGAATCTCGCTGGAACACTCGCATCCGGAATGGATGGTCAAACTGTGGGAAACGACGTACGGACGGGAGACGGCGGAAGCGATCTGCATCGCGAACAACGTCCGTCCGAAAGTCACGTTGCGTGTGAATTCCCATCGTCTGACGCGGGACGAGTTGTTGCAACAACTGCTGGACGCCGGGGTGCAAGCGCATGCGTCCGAGGTTTCGCCCTATGGCGTTCTGCTCGATCAGGGCTTGGATGTAGCCAAGCTTCCTGCTTTTCAAGAGGGGCTGTGTACCGTGCAAGATGAGAGCTCGATGCTGGTCGCTCAAGCGTTGGCTCCTGAAAAAGGGATGCGCGTGTTGGACTGCTGTGCAGCACCGGGTGGCAAGACCACGCATCTGGCAGAGTTGATGGGTGACGAGGGCGAAGTGTTCGCCGTGGACATCCATGAGCACAAAATCGAACTGATCTTCAACGTTGCAGATCGTCTGGGCCTCCAATCGATCACCGCTCAGGCGGGCGACATTCGCGATGTAGTCGGGGAGGCAGGGCAATTTGACAGCATCCTGCTCGATGCGCCGTGCAGCGGACTGGGTGTCATTCGCCGCAAACCCGATCTCAAATGGGGCAAAGTCCCCGGTGACATCGCCGAGATTGCCGGGATTCAGCGAGATTTGTTACATACGGTGGCGGGGGCGCTCAAACCGGGCGGCGTGCTGGTGTATTCCACCTGTACGGTGGCACCGGAAGAGAACGAAGCGATGATCGCGGAGTTTCTCGCACTGCATCCGGAGTTTTCCGGAGACCCGCTGCAACCACATCTGCCTGCCGAGATCATGGCGGGAGCGTCTCCGGACGCTTTTTCCGTGCAGATTTTCCCGCAGCAGTATGAAAGTGACGGATTTTTTATCGCGCGTTTGCGTCGAAATTCATAA
- the rlmN gene encoding 23S rRNA (adenine(2503)-C(2))-methyltransferase RlmN, protein MSRIQDLELFEAKQPVQLLDMKLEELEAYVKELGQPKFRAKQIFTWLHQQRVTSVDEMTNLPQAFREQLKEVAVVTTMKEVTRQESVDGTIKWLWELHDGSTIETVLMRHDYGNSVCVSSQVGCRMGCTFCASTLGGLVRHLSGGEIVEQLLNVQRFLDPSEERVSSVVMMGSGEPLENYDAAMKFVDLINDPNGLGIGARHITISTVGLVPAIRRLADEKRQITLAISLHATRDEIRSSMMPINRAFSIDQLLDACKYYFKQTGRRLSFEYALVGGQNDKIEHARELAGLLGHLDCHVNLIPVNYVPERNYTRTPKDQIRAFVAELQRLGVNATVRREKGHDIAAACGQLRAEQGRN, encoded by the coding sequence GTGAGTCGAATTCAAGACTTGGAACTTTTTGAAGCGAAGCAACCGGTTCAATTGCTCGACATGAAGTTGGAAGAGTTGGAAGCGTACGTGAAGGAGCTCGGACAACCGAAGTTCCGCGCGAAGCAGATTTTTACGTGGCTGCACCAACAACGCGTCACTTCCGTAGACGAGATGACCAATTTGCCTCAGGCATTCCGCGAGCAGTTGAAGGAAGTCGCGGTGGTCACCACGATGAAGGAAGTAACCCGTCAAGAGTCGGTGGACGGGACGATCAAGTGGCTGTGGGAACTCCACGATGGTTCTACGATTGAGACGGTGTTGATGCGCCATGACTACGGCAACTCGGTATGCGTGTCCAGTCAAGTCGGGTGCCGCATGGGCTGTACGTTCTGCGCGTCGACGCTCGGCGGGCTCGTTCGTCATCTGTCCGGCGGCGAGATCGTCGAACAGTTGTTGAACGTCCAGCGTTTTCTCGATCCGTCGGAGGAGCGCGTCTCAAGCGTTGTGATGATGGGGTCGGGGGAGCCGTTGGAGAACTACGACGCGGCGATGAAGTTCGTTGACTTGATCAACGACCCGAACGGTCTCGGCATTGGGGCGCGACACATCACGATCTCCACGGTGGGTCTCGTTCCGGCAATTCGCCGTCTGGCAGACGAAAAGCGCCAGATCACGCTCGCGATCTCGCTTCATGCGACTCGTGACGAGATTCGCTCTTCGATGATGCCGATCAACCGGGCGTTCAGCATCGATCAATTGCTGGACGCTTGCAAGTATTACTTCAAACAGACGGGCCGTCGCTTGTCGTTTGAGTACGCGTTGGTCGGGGGGCAGAACGACAAAATCGAGCACGCTCGAGAATTGGCCGGCCTGCTCGGACATTTGGACTGCCATGTCAACCTGATTCCGGTTAACTATGTCCCAGAGCGCAACTACACGCGTACGCCGAAGGATCAGATCCGCGCATTCGTCGCGGAGTTGCAACGTCTCGGCGTCAATGCGACCGTCCGACGGGAGAAGGGCCACGACATCGCGGCCGCCTGCGGGCAATTGCGCGCAGAACAGGGGAGAAACTAA
- a CDS encoding Stp1/IreP family PP2C-type Ser/Thr phosphatase — protein sequence MQVAAKTHVGLVRQLNEDSYAIVAHQQPHGVAVLADGMGGHLAGEVASALAVEAVVKHITEHTEGGSDDPQDLLVAAIKQANQAVHDRASSQQGLSGMGTTLIVSLFNQEQIYLGHIGDSRVYLLQGGELRQVTEDHTLVNELYKNGQITLEEALHHPQRNIVTRAVGTDERVQPDLLQLEWGEGDLLLICSDGLSNMVEERLMSDILRAEVPVTAKVDALLDKAIYAGGHDNITIILVQNQSDRGDAT from the coding sequence ATGCAAGTTGCGGCGAAGACCCATGTGGGTCTCGTACGTCAGTTGAACGAAGACTCCTATGCGATTGTGGCACATCAGCAACCGCACGGGGTCGCGGTCCTCGCTGACGGAATGGGGGGCCACCTTGCGGGTGAGGTGGCCAGCGCCTTGGCAGTGGAAGCGGTTGTCAAGCATATCACCGAGCATACAGAGGGCGGGAGCGACGACCCGCAGGACTTGCTGGTGGCAGCGATCAAACAGGCCAACCAAGCGGTTCACGACCGTGCTTCCTCTCAACAAGGGTTGAGCGGCATGGGGACGACGTTGATCGTCTCGCTGTTCAACCAAGAACAAATCTATCTGGGGCACATCGGAGACTCACGGGTCTATCTGTTGCAGGGCGGTGAACTCCGTCAAGTGACCGAAGACCATACGCTGGTCAACGAATTGTACAAAAACGGGCAGATCACGCTCGAAGAAGCGCTGCACCACCCTCAACGCAACATCGTGACCCGCGCCGTCGGCACCGATGAGCGTGTGCAACCGGACCTCTTGCAGTTGGAATGGGGGGAGGGTGATCTGTTGCTGATCTGCTCAGACGGGCTGTCCAACATGGTGGAAGAACGGCTGATGTCTGACATCTTGCGCGCGGAAGTACCGGTCACCGCCAAAGTGGACGCTTTGCTCGACAAAGCGATCTATGCCGGCGGTCATGACAACATCACGATCATCCTCGTACAAAACCAATCGGATCGAGGTGATGCAACGTGA